cttttaaCTAGGTTTTGGTTAAAGAATTTGAGAAGTTATTTCGACGAGTCaataatatgtaataaatatgGTTATTAGATaatgtataaagaaaatgttttttcaacaaattttttttcataattttttacaatatttatgtaGTAGGTTATAATtaatccgttttaaatataagaatcataAAATAGTAACACTCTATAGTAAAAAAGTTGTTGACACAtgacatatataaacattaaagAACCAGAAGTTTTCATCACTAAGACTACAACTATGTATCATTCTTCGCAGGAGTTGAACGGAGTTCATAACAGTGTGGCCAACGTTGGAGGCTCAGAAAACAACAGCTTCAACTTCCAACATCATGAGCAACATCTGTTTGATGTCCCCGTTTCATGTTTGAACTTCGATTCGCAAAATTTTCTGTGTCAGTCTTCTGGGGACCACTCGGCTCCAGTGTTCGGAAGTGTTCTTGATTCCTTCTTATCCAGCCATGAAGACAAGTTCTGTGAAACGTATAATGTTTACGAGCATTTCAGAAACGAGAAAAATAACATCTTGGAGGGTGGTGCTTCTGCCCCAGTTAATGGGGTTGGTGCTTCATGTTTATGATTGGTGTTTTGTTTTTGAGTGAGGTCTACGAATTTGATATTGGATTTTTGTTCTCTCAGGTTGAGGTTGTTTCTGCCACTTCTGGAAACTCAGCTTCTAGCATGGTCCCAACGAggaaaaaaggaataaaatggACCGAAGATTTGCATGAACAGTTCGTAGCAGCTGTTAACAATCTTGGTGGTGCTCAAAGTAAGTTAAGTTCAAATTAGAGGACAAAATAGAATTATAGTATGTTTTAGATTTCAGTTTATTACTGAAACAtgacaaattatgaaaaatatcacATTAGAGAACAATGTCAAAGATATATAAAGAGTTGCATTTAACTTTGTATAAAGTTTAAACCATGGAGAAGAGAAGCTACAAGTTGTCATGGAAATTTTCgttctgtttttttattaacttgCAGAAGCAACGCCCAAGGCAGTGCTAAAGATGATGAATTCAAAGTCCCTGAcaatttttcatgttaaaagCCACTTGCAGGTTGCAATCTTTTGTTAACGAATTAGCTTTCTGTTCTTGAATTCTATATGTGTAACATAATTGGCATAACTTGGGTGCAGAAATATCGATCCACTATGTACGTGAAGAACACTTCAAGAGGTATAAATTCTTGTTCAATGTGTTCATGTATAGCAGAAATGCATGCCTTGTTTTAAAAATGGAACATGTCATGTAATTAACAGTTATGTTTTTTCTCATTATCTTGCTTATTAGTGTCaaatattacttaaataataaaaagagattTGAATTAATTGCATATACACTTCTATGGATTAAATCACCTTCCACTGTTGTCTTTCCAATGCAGAAGGGCACGAAGAAAGTCATGGCAGAGACATGGTGACTGAACTTCAACAGAAAATGTAACGTAGTACCATGCAACAGTTATTAGGTTTATTCAATTATTACGTTGTTTAGATTAACTAACGTATAAAAACTCTCATATTCTAaaaattcttctattttttcatgtgcagaagttaattttatttgttatttctcttttttctagCAGCTAAGAAACTGTTCCAAATGTCTGatcttttttctcaaaattactTGCATATCACGTTATACAAATGTTTCTAAAACGTAATTGAATGTTTCTGGCAGATGTATGCAAATTGAGGAATCAAGAAAACTGCAACTTGAGATTGGGAGGGGTATTCAAGAACAATTAGAGGTGcgtgaaaattttcattttcaatggttcaaattttcaaaattttcaaactttccaaatctactcttatctttttacttttctgtttttcagCTTCAACGAAATCTGCAAATGCTAGTCcaagaacaaaagaaacagGTCAACGATGCAAAATAAGCAAATTGAAGATCATCATTAAAGTTAATGTCAGCATTTAAGGTTCTGAAATTTTGTATCTTCTTCACGACGTACGTCACATGTTAAAGTTAAATCACTTTTCTTTTCGGAAAAACTCTCAGATTTTTTGTCATGCCATCAACCTTAAAGTGTAATGTGTCAACATATTGAAGCAAAGATGTTCTCGTGTGGGCTTcatttttatgatattgttaGCGTCATTCTCTGTGATattctttgctttctttcaCTTGTTATGCTATCATTGGTCCACATTCATTTAGAACTACGACATGATAAAGACCAAGAAATGAGAATCATTCTTGCAAGTGTCGACATTTTCTGTCATTGTCGTGTTGCATCTTTAGAATCATGTCGCCATCCTATACTtattatgttttctattttacctataaaaaacatgttttgttatatttctaaactatttcttcaatattttttacttaagagtaaagaatttaatattttcaataatttttgatatttttaactatgtatatattaaaaaaattgttttattaaatattcaaaaatgtTGACAACAAGTCTATTTGAAATACTCTAAAATATTATGACTTGTTGTATCAAAGGAGAAGTACATGaatatttataggtttttagACTACGTGCAAATGTAACtattattaaacaattattatGAAGTATATTGTATGTCTTAATCACTACTAGAAATCCTTCTAacatttgcaattttttttaataattaacataacaacttataattaaattcaattatctACATTAAGTTTATCCAACAA
This genomic interval from Vigna radiata var. radiata cultivar VC1973A chromosome 8, Vradiata_ver6, whole genome shotgun sequence contains the following:
- the LOC111242241 gene encoding probable transcription factor KAN4 → MYHSSQELNGVHNSVANVGGSENNSFNFQHHEQHLFDVPVSCLNFDSQNFLCQSSGDHSAPVFGSVLDSFLSSHEDKFCETYNVYEHFRNEKNNILEGGASAPVNGVEVVSATSGNSASSMVPTRKKGIKWTEDLHEQFVAAVNNLGGAQKATPKAVLKMMNSKSLTIFHVKSHLQKYRSTMYVKNTSRGINSCSMCSCIAEMHALF